The uncultured Cohaesibacter sp. genome segment GATCGTCTAGGGAATATATGTTACATATTTTTTGTTGCAGTTTCACAAATTCCGAAAAGCGAGGGTCGTATGTCTCCAGTGGTTCGTATCAGCGATGCTGCCTTTGAAGGGCTGCGCCTAATTTCTAAGTGGCACGAAACCGATACCCCATCCAAGTCGGTTGATTTATTAGTCAGACGAGAACTGAACCGCTTGGGCCTAGAGCGCGAGGTGGTGGAGGAGCTTATTGTTGATGCCGTAGGCACTGAGCTAATTCACTTCAAAGAAGCTCCAGGGTTATCATTTACAAAAATTTCTTTTGCTCAAGTCGATGGGCAAGATGTAAAAAAACCAAATTGGGCTAGCTTGCTTTTGGAGATGGTCAGAGCTTTGCATTCGAAAGGTTATAGCAATTCCAGATTGGTTTCCGAGTTGCAAATTCCAGCAAAGACAGGCCAGTTTGAAGAGAGTGGCTTCAAGTTTTATCGGGATTTGCAGATTTCATTTCAAGGCCAATCTGCCATGGATGCATGGAAAGAAATCGAACGGATTGCTCGTAAGTTTAGTATTTCTGTGGAGGTAATTTTTCACTGGCGAGACAATCCAAAAGCTCAGTATCCCGGAAAGTGTGGGAAGTTAAAAGTCGAGTTTGATGGTTGTTGAGACGACCAAATGGGGAAAATTGGCATATTCCTTGATGCCTTGGTGACTTTCGTGCGGGCTTTGGGCGGTTGGGGAGTTGCACCCCTTTCTTTAGCAATGCTATAGCCGTTGATGAGTGAGATGAGACTCATTTTTGTCCGGGTCGCTATTTGCCATTTTGCAATTAGGCGCCGGACGTTTCATTTGGAAGGCTTGCATTCATGTCAATTGACAAGGATACGGTCAAGCGCGTGGCGCGTCTCGCCCGCCTGTCCGTTACAGAAGAAGAGGCGGAGAACCTCAAGGGTGAATTGAACTCCATTCTCAATTGGGTCGAGATGCTCAATGAAGTGGATGTCAATAATGTGGTTCCGATGACCGCCGTTGTCGATCAGGAAATGAAGAAGCGGGACGATGTGATCACCGACGGCCATTATGCCGATCGCGTCGTGGCCAATGCGCCAATGTCCGAAGACAATTTTTTCATGGTTCCAAAGGTCATCGAATAGACCCTTTCAGGCGCTTGCCCCTCCCGGATCGGCAAGGCTCGATGAACCCGTAAATGAGATGGATCGGGATTGTTCTGACAATAAAGGCCGATGGCCTTGAGGATGACTTTCCTGCAAAAGGATGAGGAAGCCAGAGTGACAGATCTCACGGCTTTGACAATTGCAGAGGCCCGCGACGGGCTGGCAAAAAAAGAGTTTACCGCAACCGAATTGACCCAGAGCTATCTGGCGGCGATTGATGCTGCCGATGCGCTCAATGCCTATATCATCAAGACGCCGGAAAAAGCGCTGGACATGGCAAAGGCATCTGACGCGCGCATCGCCAAGGGCGAGGCTGGCGCTCTGGAAGGCATTCCGCTCGGGATCAAGGACCTTTATTGCACCAAGGGTGTGGGCGCACAGGCCTGCTCGCATATTCTGGACAATTTTAAGCCCGGATATGAGAGCACCGTGACGCAGAATCTGTGGGACGATGGCGCCGTGATGCTCGGCAAACTCAATATGGACGAGTTTGCCATGGGCTCCGCCAACGAGACCAGCTATTTCGGTCCGGTGAAAAACCCATGGCGTGCAACGGACGAAGAGATTGACCGGGTGCCCGGCGGGTCTTCGGGTGGCTCGGCTGCGGCTGTGGCTGCGCGCATTTGTGCTGGCGCGACCGCGTCTGATACTGGTGGTTCGATCCGCCAGCCTGCTGCCTTCACCGGTACGGTTGGCATGAAGCCAACCTATGGCCGTTGTTCGCGCTGGGGCATGATCGCTTTTGCGTCCTCGCTGGATCAGGCAGGTCCGATCACCCGCACCGTGCGCGATTCTGCCATCCTGATGAAATCGATGGCGTCTGTTGATCCGAAAGACACCACCAGCGTCAATCTGCCAGTGCCCGATTATGAAGCCGCGCTGACAGGCGACATTCGCGGCATGAAGGTCGGTATTCCAAAGGAATATCGGGTTGATGGCATGCCTGCGGAAGTGGATGAAAGCTGGCAGCAGGGGATTGACTGGCTGAAAGCCGCCGGTGCGGAGATTGTCGAAATCTCCCTGCCGATGACCAAATATGCGCTGCCTGCTTATTATATCGTGGCACCGGCTGAGGCTTCCTCGAACCTTGCCCGTTATGACGGCGTGAAATATGGTCTGCGTGTTCCCGGTGATGATATCATCGACATGTATGAAAAGACCCGCGCAGCAGGCTTTGGCTCTGAGGTCAAGCGTCGTATCCTGATCGGCACCTATGTGCTGTCGGCTGGTTATTATGATGCCTATTATCTGCGCGCCCAGAAGATCCGCACGCTGATCAAGCAGGACTTTGAGAAAGCGTTCGAGAGCGTTGATACCATCCTGACCCCGGCCACTCCTTCGGCAGCCTTTGAGCTAGGCCGTGAGGTGACTGATCCGGTACAGAACTATCTCAACGACATCTTCACGGTGACGGTGAATATGGCCGGTCTGCCGGGCATCGCTGTGCCGGCTGGCAAGTCCGCTGAAGGCCTCCCATTGGGGCTGCAACTGATTGGCAAGGCGTTCGACGAGGAAACCCTGTTCCGCGCTGCGGGCGTTCTGGAAGATGCCGCTGGCATCATGGAAGCGCCATCCAAGTGGTGGTAAGGCCCAAGATTGAAAGACCCAAAGGCGATGAGAAAGCCTGAAGACTGCACGGAACGTGCTCATATTCGTGAGGAGATCGACCGGGTCGACCGGGAGCTGATCGCGCTGTTCAAACAGCGCGATGGCTATATCCGCCGGATGGCCCACATCAAGACAGACCCCGATGAGGCGCGGGTAGACTGGCGCGTCAAAGAGGTTCTGGACAAGGTGTTGGCCGAGCTCGGGGAACACGATCTGCCACCAGATCTCTATATGGAATTCTGGGAGCAGCTGATCGACCTCAATATCGACTATGAGACGGTGGCCATTGCGGCCATTCAGGCAGACAAACAAGATACATCCGGCACCGATTGAGTGCTGTTATCTATTGAGTGAGGAGCAGCGGTTACGCGCTCCCATAGCTGAGGACGAAAATATGGCTGAAGCGTCCAGCAAATTGATCAAAGGGGCGACGGGCGACTGGGAAGTGGTCGTCGGCATGGAAATCCATGCGCAAGTCGCCTCCGAGGCAAAACTCTTTTCCGGCTCTTCCACCGAGTTCGGTGGCGAGGCCAACGACCATGTAAGTTTCGTTGATGCGGCCATGCCCGGCATGCTGCCTGTGATCAATGAGGAATGCGTGCGACAGGCGATCCGTACCGGTCTTGGTCTCAAGGCCGAGATCAACAACCGCTCGGTTTTTGACCGCAAGAACTATTTCTATCCCGATCTGCCGCAGGGCTATCAGATCTCACAATATAAGGATCCGATTGTCGGCGAAGGCGTGGTGATTCTCGACATGCTCGATGGTGAGCGGATCGAAGTGGGCGTAGAGCGTTTGCATCTGGAGCAGGATGCGGGCAAGTCGATGCATGACCAGCATCCCACCATGTCCTTTGTGGATCTCAACCGCTCTGGCGTTGCCCTGATGGAGATCGTCTCCAAGCCTGATATCCGGTCTTCAGATGAGGCCAAAGCCTATATGACCAAGATGCGCACCATTCTGCGTTATCTTGGCACCTCTGACGGCAACATGGAGCAGGGCTCGATGCGTGCCGACGTCAACGTATCTGTGCGTCGTCCGGGCGATGAGTTCGGCACCCGTTGCGAGATCAAGAACATGAACTCGATCCGCTTCATCGGTCAGGCGATTGAGTATGAAGCCCGTCGTCAGATCGCAATCCTTGAGGATGGTGGCTCCATCGATCAGGAAACCCGCCTGTATGATCCGAAAAAGGGCGAAACCCGCTCGATGCGCTCGAAAGAAGAAGCGCATGACTATCGCTACTTCCCGGATCCTGATCTGCTGCCGCTGGAATTTGATGATGCGTATGTGGATGCCTTGCGTCAGGGGTTGCCTGAACTGCCCGATGACAAGCGTGAGCGCTTCATCTCCGATCTGGGCCTCAAGCCCTATGATGCGTCGGTTCTGGTCTCTTCCAAGCGGTTGGCTGACTTCTTTGAAGAAGTGGCGACTGGTCGCGATTCCCAGCTGGCTGCCAACTGGGTGATCAACGAATGGCTTGGCCGCCTGAATAAGGAAGGCCTCGACATCGATGCCAGCCCGATTTCCGCCGACCAGCTTGGCAAGATCGTCGATCTGATCAAGGCGGGCGACATTTCCGGCAAGATCGCCAAGGATTTGTTCGAAATCATTTGGAGCGAAGGCGGTGACCCTGCGGAAGTGGTGGAAGCCAAGGGCATGAAGCAGGTGACCGACACCGGCGCGATTGAAGCCATTGTCGATGATATCATTGCCAACAATCCCGATCAGGTCGAGAAGGTCAAGGACAAGCCGGGCCTCATTGGCTGGTTTGTCGGTCAGGTGATGAAGGCATCGCAGGGCAAAGCCAATCCGCAGGCCGTCAACCAGATTTTGAAAGACAAGCTTGGCCTCTAGGCTCTGCTGACACTGATTTTGACCAAAAGGCGCGGAAGCTTTTTTCCGCGCCTTTTTCGTTGGGGCGCCTTTTCCCGTTTTCAGGTAGCTCTTGTGGTTATTCGTTCCATCGGCCAAGCCCTTCGTGTTGTCGGCATTCAATTTAATGTTGGATAGAGAGCAGGAGGGAGATGCATCTCGCTGGCGAATTGTATATAGTTATTGCAATAACTAATCGAGCAGCCTGTTGGTCCAACCCGGAGCGGCGGTCGCTTGTGAGTTCAGGACCAACTGGGAGACCAATCGATGACTTTACTTATTCTGGGTGTGTTGCTGTGGGCGCTGCTTCATTTCTTTCCTGTCTTCATGCCAGACATGCGAGCCGGGATTAAGACCAAGATGGGCGAGTTGCCTTATAAAGGGCTGTTTAGTCTGTTGATGCTGGGTGCCGTCGGCTTGATGGTGATGGGCTGGCGCAGCACGGAGGCCGGTGAAGAGCTGTTCTATGGCGTTGCTGCCCTGCGCCACGTCACGTATGTTTTCGTTTTGATTGCGATCATCCTGTTTGGTGCATCCAAGGGGCGGAGCCGCATTCGCAGCGTGATCCGTCATCCCATGCTGACCGGTGTTGTGGTCTGGGGCGTTGGGCATTTGCTGGTCAACAACGATCCGCGCTCACTGGTGCTGTTTGGTGGTATGGTTGTTTGGGCATTGATATCGATTGTTGGCATCAATCGTCGCGATGGGGCCTACACGCCGCCAGAGCCTTGGAGCTGGGGGCGGGAGCTCCGTTTGCTGGCCATTTCAGTGGTGCTTTATATTGGGTTGCTCTTCGCCCACCCGTATTTCACCGGCATTGCTTTATTCTAAGGCTTCAATCGGTCAAAGAAATTGACTCTTAATGCGCGTCTGATGGCTTCAGGCGCGCATTGTTTTTTTGATGCGCTTCTCAGGTGAAAATTGTGATCCATGTCAGGAAGGTTACAGCTTGCGCTGTCAGATTGGTCCAAATCGTCGACTGAGCTGGTGTTTAAGCAGGTTTTTTCTGCGAAAAACGAGTTTTTACTGTAGTTGGCTATGCGCAAGCATGATTTATGACAAGACTTTCGTATAAGAAGTCGGCTAAAGAGAGCGCGACTTGCCATCGGTTACTCCTCATGGGGGCCATGGTTGCGAAATTCCACATGATAGACTGTGCCGATCCCTCGCGGCACGCTTTTGAAGGAGTGATGATTGTGTTCCAGATTGATATCCGGGAAGCGCAACGAGAAGATGTCCCAGCGATCGTGTCCATGCTGATTGATGACGTCATCGGTAAAGATCGTGAGAATGATAAAGATCTCACCCCTTATTATGAGGCGTTTGATGCCATTGCCGAAGATGCCAACAACATGATTTTCGTGGCTTGCGATGAAGTCGGAGCTGTTGTTGGAACCTTCCAGCTGGTTTATATGCATGGCCTGTCGGTGCGTGCTGCCAAACGCGCCGAAATCGAAGCCGTGCGGATTCATTCCTATTTCCGTGGTCGTGGTCTGGGTAAACAGATGTTCGCCTGGGCGATGGAAAAGGCAAAGGCTGATGGCTGCTCAATCCTGCAGTTGACCACGTCCAAGACCCGTGGCGACAGCCAACGCTTCTATGATCAACTCGGTTTTGACGCGTCCCATGTCGGTTACAAGATGAAGCTTTAACGAGCCTTGAGCGTTATCGAATAAGGCCAGAGCCTTGGCTGTATGCAGACCAGGGCAGTGCCTTTTTTGCTATTCTGCCTTCACAAAGCCCCTGCAATCGCCCGATTGCTGGGGTTTTTCTTTGTCTGCTGCGTGTTTTTCAGATTTGCAATCGAGCTATTTCATCATGCTCGGTCGTTTGCCCCCTGTCGCTTTTGCTTAGGACATATTTGTTGAAAAACGCAGATATGGTTTCCCATTGGTTAGCGTGATCGGGCCAATTTTTTTTGATTTTTCTTAACACACCGCAGATTTCCGCCATTTTGAAGGTTTCTAAAATGTTAGCTTCAGACATTTGAAACATTTTGTTGGGATTGCGGTAACCAAGGAAATTTACGCCGAATTGAGGGATTTCTTACACCATCATTTCCATGAACAAGGGCAGAAGCCCAAAAATAAACGGGCCTTGGACGGGCCGGGACTTATCCAGACATGGGGATGTAAAATGGCTAGAGTAGAGTATGAAATTTCTGAACTGAATGGCGTTGGTCAGGATACGAGTGGAGAGGTGTTTTTCCAGCTTGGGCTGTCTTTCGCCGTGGGCGAACAGGGCGAGCCGGATCTGGTGGCTGCGCATAAATGGTTCAATTTGGCCGCAATGAAGGGCAACCATGATGCAGCAATCCGCCGTCAGGAATTGACTTTCGAGATGTCGAAGATTGAAATTTCCCGCGCCCAGCGCGAAGCTCGCGAGTGGATGCGTCTGCACTAGGCTCTGTTTGATTGCCTGAAAGGGTAATCTCCGCCCGGAAATGAGCGACTGCGTTTCGGGACGGCGAACCAAAGAAAAGGTTCCAGCGCCGGATGGTGGCAAATGTATAAGTTTAAGTGACGGGTACCAGATGTCTGGTGCCCGTTTTTTGTTGCCTTGATGCCAGTCTCAAAGCTCTAGCCAAGTCTCAATGGGTCGCGGACGAGCCGAGAGCCAGAGCCTCGTCCACCTGCTGCATGCCCGGCTTGCCATGGGCAAAGCCATTGACAAATTCATGGGTTGGCATCAACTCGGTGATCTTGGCGCGTGCCTCTGCGGCATCGATGCTGCCTTGCGTGAAATCACGGAAAGTTGCCCCGACCGCCACCATGTCACCGGTATGGGGGGACAGGCGGAAGGCATTGACCCCGGCTTGGGCGAGGGCGGGCAATTCTTCCAACAGCAACTGACTGCCATGAGACATGGTCTGGATGCCATTGACCGCAAGGAAATTCTGCCCCGCGAGGCTTTTGACGTCACGGCCGTCCGGGTCGACCTCACACACAAAGCGACAACTGTCTTTGGACAGATGATGCAGGCGGGCGTGATAGCAGCGCGCTGACAGAGCCAGAGGCAGACGGCCAAAGACCTGCAATTCGTAAGTCGGCTCAGGGGCGGCCTTGATCAGTTGGGCGGTGGTGTCTGCGGGCACTTCGGCGGGCAGGACAAAGCGGACAGCGCCACGGCTGGCGAGCGACTGAATGGTTGCCTCGTTATAGATGTTGATATAAGGGCCGACCACATAGTCGCGCCCCTTCAAAAAGGCGAGGGCGGTCAGGTCGTTGGCCTCGACCATCCACATATCCTGTTCGCACTGCTCTTTAAGGCTCTTGCGTTCGGGCTTGGTGGTGACCAGAGCAAGGGTGGAAATGACGACTTTCTTGCCCGCACTTTCCATCCGCTCGAGAATGTCTGGAAGCACCTTGTTGCGGAAAGGCAGACGCTTGGAGCAGACAGGTTCTCCGATATAGACCAGATCAAAGTCGCCTTCATCGGCAACCTTGAAATAGAAATCGCGCCAATCGCTCTCAGACCAGTTGAACAGGCATGGGCCAAGGGTGAGTTCGGTATTTTTCATTGCCGTGTCCTTTTCCTTAGCGCCAGGTTTTTTGGTAGGAGCCTTTGGTGGTCTTCTGGCCCTCGGTCAGAGGAGCGAGAATCGTGTCGAGATCAACGCTACGGCCTGTCGCCACCGCATCAACCGCCGTGCGGAAGCTTTTAACCACCTGCGCCATATAGGCTTTGCCACGCTGGCGGCCTTCAATCTTCAAAGCGGTGACCCCTGCCGTTTGCAGCTGTGGCAACAGGTGGGCGGCATTCAGGCTCACCGGATCCTCAAACACATAGCCAACCTCGCCATCGCTTTCGAACCGGCCCTTGCAAAGGGTCGGGTAAGCGGCGGCTTCGCCGTTGGGATATTGGTTGATGGTGATGCCTTCGAGCGTGCTTTCCAGATGGGAGCCGCGATCTTCATATTTGACCGAGCCGGGAGGCGAGCAGACGCCGTTGATGTTGGGGGATTTGCCGGTGCAATAAGAGGAGAGGGAACAACGGCCCTCTGCCATCACGCACAAGCCGCCAAAGATGAAAACTTCGGTCTCGCAGGCAATTTCGGCATTGATGGTGGCGATTTCCTGCACTGTCAGGACGCGCGGCAGGACAACCCGTTTGACGTTGAATTCATCCGCGTAATAATTGATCATGTCCGCGTTGGCTGCGGCTGCCTGCACCGACAGATGGACGCGCAAATCAGGATGCTTGCGCGCGGCATAGTCCAGCATGCCCAGATCGGCAAGGATGATTGCATGGGCATCGGATGCGGCAACTTCGTCAACGGCCTCGCGCCAGAGGTCGGTCTTGCCGGCTTGCGCAAAGGTGTTGACCGCGACCAGCACCTTGGAGCCGCGATCAGCGGCATAGGCAATGCCCTGATGCAGTTCCTTGGTCGAGAAATTGAGGCCGGGAAAGTTGCGGGCGTTGGTTTCATTGCGGAAACCGCAATAGACCGT includes the following:
- the gatC gene encoding Asp-tRNA(Asn)/Glu-tRNA(Gln) amidotransferase subunit GatC, translating into MSIDKDTVKRVARLARLSVTEEEAENLKGELNSILNWVEMLNEVDVNNVVPMTAVVDQEMKKRDDVITDGHYADRVVANAPMSEDNFFMVPKVIE
- the gatA gene encoding Asp-tRNA(Asn)/Glu-tRNA(Gln) amidotransferase subunit GatA, whose amino-acid sequence is MTDLTALTIAEARDGLAKKEFTATELTQSYLAAIDAADALNAYIIKTPEKALDMAKASDARIAKGEAGALEGIPLGIKDLYCTKGVGAQACSHILDNFKPGYESTVTQNLWDDGAVMLGKLNMDEFAMGSANETSYFGPVKNPWRATDEEIDRVPGGSSGGSAAAVAARICAGATASDTGGSIRQPAAFTGTVGMKPTYGRCSRWGMIAFASSLDQAGPITRTVRDSAILMKSMASVDPKDTTSVNLPVPDYEAALTGDIRGMKVGIPKEYRVDGMPAEVDESWQQGIDWLKAAGAEIVEISLPMTKYALPAYYIVAPAEASSNLARYDGVKYGLRVPGDDIIDMYEKTRAAGFGSEVKRRILIGTYVLSAGYYDAYYLRAQKIRTLIKQDFEKAFESVDTILTPATPSAAFELGREVTDPVQNYLNDIFTVTVNMAGLPGIAVPAGKSAEGLPLGLQLIGKAFDEETLFRAAGVLEDAAGIMEAPSKWW
- a CDS encoding chorismate mutase, translated to MRKPEDCTERAHIREEIDRVDRELIALFKQRDGYIRRMAHIKTDPDEARVDWRVKEVLDKVLAELGEHDLPPDLYMEFWEQLIDLNIDYETVAIAAIQADKQDTSGTD
- the gatB gene encoding Asp-tRNA(Asn)/Glu-tRNA(Gln) amidotransferase subunit GatB, which translates into the protein MAEASSKLIKGATGDWEVVVGMEIHAQVASEAKLFSGSSTEFGGEANDHVSFVDAAMPGMLPVINEECVRQAIRTGLGLKAEINNRSVFDRKNYFYPDLPQGYQISQYKDPIVGEGVVILDMLDGERIEVGVERLHLEQDAGKSMHDQHPTMSFVDLNRSGVALMEIVSKPDIRSSDEAKAYMTKMRTILRYLGTSDGNMEQGSMRADVNVSVRRPGDEFGTRCEIKNMNSIRFIGQAIEYEARRQIAILEDGGSIDQETRLYDPKKGETRSMRSKEEAHDYRYFPDPDLLPLEFDDAYVDALRQGLPELPDDKRERFISDLGLKPYDASVLVSSKRLADFFEEVATGRDSQLAANWVINEWLGRLNKEGLDIDASPISADQLGKIVDLIKAGDISGKIAKDLFEIIWSEGGDPAEVVEAKGMKQVTDTGAIEAIVDDIIANNPDQVEKVKDKPGLIGWFVGQVMKASQGKANPQAVNQILKDKLGL
- a CDS encoding NnrU family protein; amino-acid sequence: MTLLILGVLLWALLHFFPVFMPDMRAGIKTKMGELPYKGLFSLLMLGAVGLMVMGWRSTEAGEELFYGVAALRHVTYVFVLIAIILFGASKGRSRIRSVIRHPMLTGVVVWGVGHLLVNNDPRSLVLFGGMVVWALISIVGINRRDGAYTPPEPWSWGRELRLLAISVVLYIGLLFAHPYFTGIALF
- a CDS encoding GNAT family N-acetyltransferase gives rise to the protein MFQIDIREAQREDVPAIVSMLIDDVIGKDRENDKDLTPYYEAFDAIAEDANNMIFVACDEVGAVVGTFQLVYMHGLSVRAAKRAEIEAVRIHSYFRGRGLGKQMFAWAMEKAKADGCSILQLTTSKTRGDSQRFYDQLGFDASHVGYKMKL
- a CDS encoding sel1 repeat family protein; this encodes MARVEYEISELNGVGQDTSGEVFFQLGLSFAVGEQGEPDLVAAHKWFNLAAMKGNHDAAIRRQELTFEMSKIEISRAQREAREWMRLH
- a CDS encoding U32 family peptidase, which translates into the protein MKNTELTLGPCLFNWSESDWRDFYFKVADEGDFDLVYIGEPVCSKRLPFRNKVLPDILERMESAGKKVVISTLALVTTKPERKSLKEQCEQDMWMVEANDLTALAFLKGRDYVVGPYINIYNEATIQSLASRGAVRFVLPAEVPADTTAQLIKAAPEPTYELQVFGRLPLALSARCYHARLHHLSKDSCRFVCEVDPDGRDVKSLAGQNFLAVNGIQTMSHGSQLLLEELPALAQAGVNAFRLSPHTGDMVAVGATFRDFTQGSIDAAEARAKITELMPTHEFVNGFAHGKPGMQQVDEALALGSSATH
- a CDS encoding peptidase U32 family protein, which gives rise to MELVCPAGTPAALRTAVDAGADTVYCGFRNETNARNFPGLNFSTKELHQGIAYAADRGSKVLVAVNTFAQAGKTDLWREAVDEVAASDAHAIILADLGMLDYAARKHPDLRVHLSVQAAAANADMINYYADEFNVKRVVLPRVLTVQEIATINAEIACETEVFIFGGLCVMAEGRCSLSSYCTGKSPNINGVCSPPGSVKYEDRGSHLESTLEGITINQYPNGEAAAYPTLCKGRFESDGEVGYVFEDPVSLNAAHLLPQLQTAGVTALKIEGRQRGKAYMAQVVKSFRTAVDAVATGRSVDLDTILAPLTEGQKTTKGSYQKTWR